The window ACCTAACCTCAAGTGGTGCAGCTTCACGTTTTGCCCTCACTCGCGGCCGATGCCGGGGATACTAGTCTTCCGCCGTTCACCCCGGCGGCGTTCTTCACCGAGATCAACCTGGTCAGTCCGATCGCGTTGGGTCTGCTGGTGTCGGCGGCGCTCTACCTGTACGGCGTGTGGCGTCTGCGGCAGCGCGGCGACGACTGGCCGGCCGGGCGGACGGTGGCCTTCATCGCCGGTGGGCTGGGGTCGATCGCGCTGGTCACGGTCACCGGCATCGAGGCGTACGACACCACCCTGATCTCCGTCCACATGGTGCAGCACATGGTGCTGTCCATGGTGGGCCCGATCTTCCTGGCCCTGGGCGCGCCGACCACGCTGGCCCTGCGCGTCCTGCACGGGCCGCCGCGCAAGACCCTGCTGACGGTCCTGCACAGCCGGTACGTCCGGGTGCTGACCTTCCCGCTGGTGGCGTTCGGGCTGTTCATCGCGAACCCGTTCGTCCTCTACTTCACCGGCGCCTACCGGCAGACCCTGGAACACGTCTGGGTGCACGAGTTCGTGCACTTCCACTTCATCGTGACCGGCTGCCTGTTCTTCTGGCCGCTGCTCGGGCTCGACCCGTTGCCGAACCGGTGGCCGTACCCGGGCCGGGCCCTGCTCATGGTCTTGAGTGTCCCGTTCCACACGGTGCTCGGGCTGACCATCATGCAGAGCAATGAGCTGCTCGGCGGCGACTGGTACCCGAATCTGGGCCTGAGCTGGCTGGATCCGAAGGCCGACCAGGTCACGGCGGGCGGCATCCTGTGGGCCGGCGGCGAGATCGTCAGTGTCACGATGCTGGGCATCCTGGTGGTCCAGTGGGTCCGCCAGTCGGAGCGGGAGGCCCGGCGGATCGACCGAGCCCTGGACCGGGCCGAGGCGGCGGAGAATGCGGTACGCCCGGCGCCCGACGCCGGATAACAAGTTCGGTACGATCCCTGGGACCTAAGACGTGAGGTGGGGCACAAGATGAGCGAGTACACCGTGAGCGAGTACACCGTTCTGCTCTACAGCGACGACGCCGCCGTGCGGGACCGGATCCGGCTCGCCATCGGCCCGCGTCCCGCGGCTGATCTCAAGGTCGAGTTCGCCGAGGCCTCCACCTGGGAGGAGTGCCGCCGCCTGCTCGACGAGTACGAGATCGATCTGATGATGCTCGACGGCGAGGCCACTCCGGCCGGCGGCATCGGAATCGCTCGTCAGACCAAGGACGAGTATCTGAACCCCCCGCCCACCTGTGTCGTGATCGCCCGTGCCGCCGACCGCTGGCTCGCCGCGTACGCGCAGGTGGACGCCACCATCGTGGCCCCGCTGGACCCGGTCACCACCGGGCAGACGGTGGCCGGGCTGCTCCGCGCGCGCCGTGCCGGCGCCATCCCGCTGGGCACCTTGGGCACCATCCCCCGCTGAGCACTTTCCGCTTGAACCCTTGATGGAGGCAGCGCCATGGGCGCACGCACCTGGCCCAACCTGACGAGCGCACTGCTGCGTGGCGAGGAGCTCGCCACGACGGACACGGCGTGGGCCATGGGCGAGATCATGGCCGGCAACGCGACCCCGGTGCAGATAGCCGGGTTCGCGGTGGCGCTGCGTGCCAAGGGTGAGACGCCGGCCGAGCTCGGTGGCCTGGTGGAGGCGATGATCGCCAGCGCCACGCTGGTCGAGCTGCCGGAGGAGACCCGGACCAGCGCGGTCGACGTGGTCGGCACCGGCGGCGACCGGGCCAACACGGTGAACATCTCCACCCTGGCCGCGATCGTGACGGCCTCGGCCGGGGTGCCGGTGGTCAAGCACGGCAACCGGTCGGCCTCGTCGACGACCGGTTCGGCCGACCTGCTGGAGCATTTCGGCCTGCCGCTCGATCTGGGCCCGGCCGGGGTCGCCCGGTCGGTCGCCGAGGCGGGCATCGGTTTCTGCTTCGCGGCCCGCTACCACCCGGGCATGCGGCACGCCTCGGTCCCCCGGCGTGAGCTGGGCGTTCCGACCTTCTTCAACATGCTCGGCCCGCTGACCAACCCGGCCCGGCCGACCTCGGCGATGGTGGGTTGCTTCGACGCCCGGATGGCCCCGGTGATGGCCGAGGTCTTCGCCCGGCGTGGTGATTCGGCGCTGGTGGTGCGGGGCGAGGACGGCCTGGACGAGTTCACCACCTCGGCGCCCACCCGGATCTGGATGGCTCGGGACGGCAAGGTGGAGGAGTTGGTGATCGACGCG of the Actinoplanes sichuanensis genome contains:
- a CDS encoding cytochrome c oxidase assembly protein, which codes for MQLHVLPSLAADAGDTSLPPFTPAAFFTEINLVSPIALGLLVSAALYLYGVWRLRQRGDDWPAGRTVAFIAGGLGSIALVTVTGIEAYDTTLISVHMVQHMVLSMVGPIFLALGAPTTLALRVLHGPPRKTLLTVLHSRYVRVLTFPLVAFGLFIANPFVLYFTGAYRQTLEHVWVHEFVHFHFIVTGCLFFWPLLGLDPLPNRWPYPGRALLMVLSVPFHTVLGLTIMQSNELLGGDWYPNLGLSWLDPKADQVTAGGILWAGGEIVSVTMLGILVVQWVRQSEREARRIDRALDRAEAAENAVRPAPDAG
- the trpD gene encoding anthranilate phosphoribosyltransferase — translated: MGARTWPNLTSALLRGEELATTDTAWAMGEIMAGNATPVQIAGFAVALRAKGETPAELGGLVEAMIASATLVELPEETRTSAVDVVGTGGDRANTVNISTLAAIVTASAGVPVVKHGNRSASSTTGSADLLEHFGLPLDLGPAGVARSVAEAGIGFCFAARYHPGMRHASVPRRELGVPTFFNMLGPLTNPARPTSAMVGCFDARMAPVMAEVFARRGDSALVVRGEDGLDEFTTSAPTRIWMARDGKVEELVIDAVELGLPRSRPADLRGGEVAFNADVARRLFAGEQGPVRDAVLLNASAAFAAQSGFPGDFRETLVAGMRRAAEAIDSGATTAQLERWVAAAQAAKAAE